A window of the Lolium perenne isolate Kyuss_39 chromosome 7, Kyuss_2.0, whole genome shotgun sequence genome harbors these coding sequences:
- the LOC127301014 gene encoding uncharacterized protein produces the protein MLPAALRPRLRVPLAYICRRLSSSSSAEGCPPTARADPAAATAAKAQEAMAARMEAYKKVQEFDWSSGADWKMAANILFTVPPKRKEFGLDFHLVQLFFVCMPSLAVYLVAMYARREIKRMEAEAEEKKKKKEELEKQKQLEADSIKEDADSKLATVLVRLDTLEGVVKEIAGDKTRGSVLDLSTSKEALKKGETSSPDKTSASKSDASDSQPASLKSKDINSGINAPPNTTQQDSKGDRDKPANESRS, from the exons ATGCTTCCGGCGGCGCTGAGGCCTCGCCTCCGCGTCCCCCTGGCTTATATCTGCCGCCGCCTTTCCTCATCCTCTTCCGCCGAGGGATGTCCTCCCACCGCCCGCGCGGACCCCGCGGCGGCGACTGCGGCGAAGGCGCAGGAGGCGATGGCGGCGCGGATGGAGGCGTATAAGAAGGTGCAGGAATTCGACTGGTCCAGCGGCGCTGACTGGAAGATGGCCGCCAACATCCTCTTCACGGTTCCCCCCAAGCGCAAGGAATTCGG GCTTGACTTCCACCTTGTGCAGCTCTTCTTTGTTTGCATGCCCTCACTAG CTGTCTATTTGGTAGCCATGTATGCACGAAGAGAGATCAAAAGGATGGAAGCG GAAgcagaagaaaaaaagaaaaaaaaagaggaacTAGAGAAACAGAAACAACTTGAAGCCGATTCTATTAAGGAGGATGCCGATTCAAAGCTGGCAACAGTGTTAGTCAGGTTAGATACACTGGAGGGTGTCGTTAAGGAAATTGCGGGTGACAAAACGAGAGGTTCCGTTCTTGATTTATCAACCTCAAAGGAGGCTTTGAAGAAGGGTGAGACATCATCTCCTGATAAGACCTCTGCTTCAAAGAGTGATGCAAGTGATAGTCAGCCAGCGTCTTTGAAGAGTAAGGACATCAACAGTGGTATAAATGCTCCTCCAAATACGACACAGCAGGATAGTAAAGGGGACAGAGACAAGCCAGCCAATGAGTCAAGGAGTTGA